One genomic window of Fusobacterium sp. includes the following:
- a CDS encoding ArnT family glycosyltransferase, translating to MSSEDKKYSLIILVLSIISFFSNLWVKDADLMEARNFITAREMVESENWLIPTLNGNLRFEKPPLPTWITAGMMKLFHNTTDEFLLRIPVAIISVMLIFLIYYLVKILTEKSLYSFIAAFISLTTFMLIKTGNENSWDMYSYAFAFGAVAFFTAGIKKEKMNSFIISGIFLACSILSKGPVALYGLTVPFIISYGYVYGIEKYKKNWRGILIMLGTTVLLSGIWPVLVLLNYKEIFLNVMEKEKDTWTSKHTQGIFFYLDYFIYMGIWIFFSAFGMIKKWSKERTEDKKFFDFIFLWNLLVLVLLSLIKMKKKRYGIPIYITSSLMVSSTCSYYYQKSWNELKKSDRLLFQIQSIFIWIVSLGIPIFLLIGRYIKKDISLSYILIVLTIMIPFYFWMYIAKNHKARVKNIILGSGILMLIANNTTNWFIEREIREKNDKNIPKISMAKKSPIQWEVYSEDFEIEDVWNIGKQIKKFDEKMLLKDELVILENDELDMEKFKDYFIADKKIFTRGNNDIVKLFYLEKLEDVNEDFDNRSSRIHRFAFNRGTVENK from the coding sequence ATGTCTAGTGAAGATAAGAAATATTCATTAATAATCTTGGTTTTATCAATTATATCATTCTTTTCTAACTTATGGGTAAAAGATGCAGACTTGATGGAGGCAAGAAACTTTATAACAGCTAGAGAAATGGTAGAAAGTGAAAATTGGCTGATACCAACATTAAATGGAAATTTAAGATTTGAAAAGCCACCTCTACCAACATGGATAACAGCTGGGATGATGAAATTATTTCATAATACAACAGATGAATTTTTATTGAGAATACCTGTAGCTATTATATCTGTTATGCTGATTTTTCTTATTTATTATTTAGTAAAAATATTAACTGAAAAAAGTTTGTATAGTTTTATAGCTGCATTTATTTCTCTTACAACTTTTATGCTGATAAAAACAGGAAATGAAAATAGCTGGGATATGTATAGTTATGCTTTTGCTTTTGGAGCAGTAGCTTTTTTCACTGCTGGAATAAAAAAAGAAAAAATGAACAGCTTTATTATAAGTGGAATATTTTTAGCTTGTTCCATATTGAGCAAAGGACCAGTAGCTTTATATGGTTTGACAGTTCCTTTTATAATTTCATATGGATATGTCTATGGAATAGAAAAATATAAAAAGAATTGGAGAGGTATTTTGATAATGCTTGGAACAACAGTTCTTTTATCAGGAATATGGCCAGTTTTAGTGCTATTAAATTATAAAGAGATTTTTTTAAATGTAATGGAAAAAGAGAAAGATACTTGGACTTCAAAACATACACAGGGAATATTTTTTTATCTGGATTATTTTATATATATGGGAATATGGATATTTTTCTCAGCATTTGGAATGATAAAAAAATGGAGTAAGGAAAGGACAGAGGATAAAAAGTTTTTTGATTTTATTTTTTTATGGAATTTGTTAGTGCTGGTACTGTTATCTTTAATAAAAATGAAAAAGAAAAGATATGGAATTCCCATCTATATAACTTCAAGTTTGATGGTTAGTTCTACATGCAGTTATTATTATCAAAAAAGTTGGAATGAATTAAAAAAATCTGATAGATTACTTTTTCAGATTCAAAGTATTTTTATCTGGATAGTGTCTTTGGGAATACCAATTTTTCTTTTGATAGGGAGATATATAAAGAAAGATATTTCTTTGAGCTATATTTTGATTGTTTTAACTATAATGATTCCTTTTTACTTTTGGATGTATATAGCAAAGAACCATAAGGCAAGAGTAAAAAATATTATATTAGGAAGTGGTATATTGATGCTCATAGCTAATAATACTACAAACTGGTTTATAGAAAGAGAAATTAGGGAAAAAAATGATAAAAATATTCCAAAAATAAGTATGGCAAAGAAAAGCCCAATTCAATGGGAAGTGTATTCTGAAGACTTTGAAATAGAAGATGTGTGGAATATTGGGAAGCAAATAAAGAAATTTGATGAAAAAATGTTATTGAAAGATGAACTTGTTATTTTGGAAAATGACGAATTAGATATGGAAAAATTTAAAGATTATTTTATAGCAGATAAAAAAATATTTACTCGAGGAAATAATGATATAGTAAAATTATTTTATCTGGAAAAATTGGAGGATGTAAATGAAGATTTTGATAACAGGAGCAGCAGGATTCATAGGTTCGCATTTAACAGAGGAACTGTTGAAAACAAATAA
- a CDS encoding GDP-mannose 4,6-dehydratase, giving the protein MKILITGAAGFIGSHLTEELLKTNNKIIAVDNFDEYYSLDIKCRNVLESVDKEENLDFIVGLKEREEKIKQLILNTSSENYKLYYCDIRDKNELEKIFEKEKPEFIVNLAGLAGVRPSLEKPLEYEEVNVRGTMNILEICKKLGIKKFIQASSSSVYGNNKKSPFKETDIVDFAISPYAATKKSCEVIGHVYHKLYNIDMFQLRFFTVYGERQRPDLAIYKFTKMILEGEKIPFYGDGNTFRDYTYIKDIIQGIQKSIDYLKSNSNVYEIVNLGESHVVSLKEMVEVIESTLGIKAKIDKLPIQMGDVEKTYADINKAKILIGYNPSTEFKNGITKFIDWFKNFNKDQRRI; this is encoded by the coding sequence ATGAAGATTTTGATAACAGGAGCAGCAGGATTCATAGGTTCGCATTTAACAGAGGAACTGTTGAAAACAAATAACAAAATAATAGCTGTAGATAATTTTGATGAATATTATTCTTTAGATATAAAATGCAGAAATGTATTGGAATCTGTTGATAAAGAGGAAAACTTAGATTTCATAGTTGGTTTAAAAGAGAGAGAAGAAAAGATAAAACAGCTTATATTGAATACTTCAAGTGAAAACTATAAACTTTATTATTGTGATATCAGAGATAAGAATGAACTGGAAAAGATATTTGAAAAAGAAAAACCTGAATTTATAGTTAACTTAGCAGGTTTGGCAGGAGTAAGACCTTCTTTAGAAAAACCTTTAGAATATGAGGAAGTTAATGTTAGGGGAACTATGAATATTCTGGAAATATGTAAAAAATTAGGAATAAAAAAGTTCATACAGGCTTCATCATCATCTGTATATGGAAATAATAAAAAATCTCCTTTCAAAGAAACAGATATTGTAGATTTTGCTATTTCTCCATATGCAGCAACTAAAAAGAGCTGTGAAGTAATAGGACATGTGTATCATAAATTATATAACATAGATATGTTTCAATTAAGATTTTTTACTGTGTATGGAGAAAGACAAAGGCCAGATCTGGCAATTTATAAGTTCACAAAAATGATACTTGAAGGTGAAAAAATTCCTTTTTATGGAGATGGAAATACATTTAGAGATTATACATATATAAAAGACATTATACAGGGAATACAAAAATCTATTGATTATTTAAAGAGTAATTCTAATGTTTATGAAATAGTAAACTTAGGAGAATCTCATGTGGTATCTTTAAAAGAAATGGTAGAGGTAATAGAAAGTACACTGGGAATAAAAGCAAAAATAGATAAACTTCCTATACAGATGGGAGATGTTGAAAAAACATATGCAGATATAAATAAGGCAAAAATATTAATAGGATATAATCCATCAACAGAATTTAAAAATGGAATTACAAAATTTATTGATTGGTTTAAAAATTTTAATAAAGATCAAAGGAGAATATAA